The proteins below come from a single Juglans regia cultivar Chandler chromosome 12, Walnut 2.0, whole genome shotgun sequence genomic window:
- the LOC109015683 gene encoding protein cornichon homolog 4-like translates to MVTLWLWLFSFFFLLGLLCTLAFQLMCLVDLEYDYINPYDSASRINRVVLPEFIAQGVLCFFFFLTGNWLTFVFSLPYLCYNVRLYMEQRHLVDVTEIYNQLRWEKKQRFLKIGYVILLFFLSLFWLLSSISVEDE, encoded by the exons ATGGTGACTCTGTGGTTATGGCTATTTtcattcttcttccttctaGGTCTGCTATGCACCCTCGCTTTCCAG CTTATGTGCTTGGTGGACCTTGAGTATGACTATATCAATCCATATGATTCAGCATCTCGGATAAACAGGGTTGTTTTGCCTGAGTTTATAGCTCAGGGGGTCttgtgcttcttcttttttcttactGGAAATTGGCTTACGTTTGTGTTCTCTCTCCCATACCTATGTTACAACGTGAGATT gTACATGGAGCAGCGGCACTTGGTTGACGTAACTGAGATCTATAACCAACTGAGATGGGAGAAAAAGCAGCGGTTTTTAAAGATTGGCTATGTTATTCTCCTATTCTTCCTTTCTCTATTCTG GTTGCTTTCAAGTATTTCAGTGGAAGACGAATAA